One Emys orbicularis isolate rEmyOrb1 chromosome 20, rEmyOrb1.hap1, whole genome shotgun sequence genomic window, aggcagggggctgcatgcagcacacagagccagCTGGACCATTAGGACCTGGTAGCCTCTGGTTGAAGTGGGCTGGGGTCTCAGATTAGCTCCTAGTGGGACAGGGCTATAACAGGCCCCACTCTCCTATCAAGCATTCGTGGGCAGAAGGGCCATGGAGACTAAGCAGCCCCTCCAGGCAGGATCCCAGTGTGCTGGCATGCAGTGTGGGGAGGCGGGCACTGCCATCTCTGCTGGTGTGCAGTGTGGGGAGGTGGGCACTGCCATCTCTGCTGGTGTGCAGTGTGGGGAGATTGTCACTGGcatctcagctggtgtacagTGTGGGGAGGCGGGCACTACCGCTATCATGTCTTATCCTTAATTTTCTTGTAACTACCTGTCTTTTGTGACGCGtgacttgtactcacttaaaatctctctctttgtagttaatcaatttattttactgttttatctaatccagtgtgtttaaattgaagtgtcggggtaactccatttaagatAATGGAGTTACCCCGTGTAAATGGTGGTGTATCATTTACTTAAAGGAATAATGaacttaatatatttgtattgtccaggagaagACTGGGCAGTACAGGACTTATGTTTCTATGGGGAAAtcagggactgggggtgtgttggggtcaccctgcattTTAACCAAGGCTGCTGAGAGCCAGCATGTAACCTGAGtgtagctggcaggctgcagttacacacagacactcggcgtggcttgcatgctggagggCTGGTTGTGAGctgcccaggtgggagctacttcagcaaagcattgcaaggcacccaaggttgcaggcagggccggctctaggcaccagcaaaacaagctggtgcttggggcggcacatttttaggggcggcatggccggcgccagaatgccgcccctaaaaatgtgccccggccgccctagctcacctctgctgctgctgctgctcacacgccactactcgccctccctcccaggctctcaagcctgggagggagggggagcagcggcgcgcgaatcagctgtttcgcgcgccgtggccgctcggggtctccccctccctcccaggctctcaaacctgggagggagggggagactccgagtggccgcggcacgggcgccgcttctccccctccctcctaggcttgagagcctggggggaggaggcagggaaggggcggagttgaggcggggccggggggggggaattaaaaaacgggggggggggggcggccaaaattgtttttgccttggtcggcaaaaatcctagagccggccctggttgcagggcagaggTGACACAGTCTGCTCTTTAGTCTGGACTGCCCCCTGGTACATCACTGTGGTGCAGTGAGCAGGGTTAATGCACAGCTTGTGATTTTAAAGGAGCTTTACCCTTTAAGCACTGATATAGCAGTTTGAAGTGAGTCTCAAGTGTGGTGTTTGGAAACAGTCAAAGAGAGTTTACAGTTTGTTGTTTTCTGTTGCTTATTTCGGGTAAGGGAAGTAGAAACAGTAAAGCATAAATATGAGCACCAGCAAAACAACCACAAAGCTCGAATCAGCCACATTAGAGAAAGAAGAAAGTGATAAAGAATGCGAACTCCAAAAGTGGCAAGCGGAGACAAGAAGCAAAGAGCAGAAAGCTGCCCACTGGTGAGCCATGAAGctgaaggaaaaagaaacaatCGCCCTCCAATGAGCCCTAGAAGCCGAGAagcaaaaagaagagagagaagctgCTGCCCATAAATGAACCATGAAGCTGAAAGAGAAAGAGGCCCTAGAAGAGGAAAACGAGAGGAGGTATAATCTGGACATGATGGAAAAACATGGACAGATCCCAGCATCACCAGTCTCTCCATCCAATCAAGGAACCCTCAGCTTGGACAAGTTGTGTCCTGCATGTAAGGGAACAGACTGTATTGAAGAATACTTTACCACTTTTGAAAGGCTATGTGAGGTTCATAATATTCCTGAGGCCAGGAAAGTCTCCACAGCTCTCTGGTAAAGAGAGCATGTAGTTAATGAAATGCTGATTGGGGAAGAGTTGAGATATTCTGAATTTTAGAAAGCTGTTTTTCAAAGGTTTCAAATTATTTCTGAGATGTACATGTTAAAATTTAGAAATCTCAAGAAAGGTGCTGGCATGAGTCATAGCAAATATCCCTACAAGATGTGTGACCTAATGAGAAAATGGGTAAACGGTAAAGGGTTATAACTAGTTATTTGGTCTCTTTGCTCAAGAACATTTCCTAAGTATATGCACTGATGAGATTAAGAATAGTTTATGGGATAAATCTCTAAAATTTATGCAAGAAATGGCCACGCAGGCTGATGCCTTTGTGCAAGCCCAGATGTCCAATGAGCACGTCACAGAAGGAGGGGTACAAATCCATTGTAAAGGGGGATCCTGTTTTACCCCTGAGAAGAAGGATGGTGGTTGGGAGCCCAGGCACTCacaacccctgctccccccagaaTTGTCCCCTCTTTGAATTCCCCATCACAAACCTCCTGTGAAGGAGGGGGGTCCAAGAAAGTGCTTCCAGGGTAACTTTACTGAGCACCCGAGGAATCAGTGCCCTGAGCTAAAAGAAATCAAGCCCCATCCAAGCCATAATAATGCAGCTATTCTTAACACAGAAGCATCAGTTCACCTGATGAGTCTGGTTACGACTGACCCAGAGGGGGTAGATATGGAATTGATTAAGGTTGCCAGAGCAAATAACAAGGAGTGCATAGggtggagagacactggagccCAGGTCTCTTTGGTCAAGGGAATCATGGTCCAAAACACTGATCTGTTACCTGACCAAGAAGTGGAGCTTCTGGCAGTGGGAGGACAGAAGATTCCTGTACCTTTAGCCAAAGTGTATGTGGAACGGGGTAGTATCCCCGTTGAAATGCTTGTTGGGAATGATATTTTGCACATGGCTAAGGCTAGTCATGTGGTAACCCACAGCAAAAGGGCATATTGTATTCGGATCCCAGAGGGGAGTGGTAAAGTTCCAGAGActtctgtgcaggggagggggggtggaaggAGAGGTCTCTCAAACTCCTCTGCGGAAGAAGGAAGCAGTGTGTTTctaggtgtgggaggggctgaggcTGGTTCCTGCATGGCAGAGAACAGCAgcaaaatctatgagtctatgccaGTGTTACCATTTGGGTTAATTAATGCAGAAGCCACTTTGCAGAGGCTGGTCAACCAAGTGTTAAACGGTTTGCAGAGCTTTGTAAGGCCGTATGTGGATGACATCACAGTGTTTACAACACTTGTGCTGTCAAAGGTTCAAAGCAGCAGGACCAGTCATAAAAGCCTGTGAAATTGGAGCAGCCAGAGTTCTGTATGTGGGACCCTGGGTAGGGGGAGATCAAATATCCCCTGATCCCTTAAAAGTTGAAGTCATTGTAAATTGACCTGTACCTCACACCAAAAAACAGGTCCAATCTTCCATAGGTCTGGTAAACCATTCCAGAAGGTCAGTGCGTGGGTTCAGTGACATTGTATCTGCAATCACGGATCTAGTTAAAAAGACAAAGCCTGACCTGCCACCAGTGGCTAACCTACTGCAGCTTtgaaaggggggaggtgtgacgAAATAcacccctgtgttcacacccgacacactgttgtaataatctttgtacaaagaaTGTCTTGTGAGGTAGCATTTGAAAACACAGAATTTGCTGGTCAGAATTGTTGTGTAAAATACACATGGCAACAtcgtatgtaaagttataagtaaggctaagatttagtcagggtatttttagtaaatgtcatgaacaggtcatgggaaataaacaaaaattcacagcctgtgacatgtccatgacttttactataaatacccctggcTAAATCTTCGTTGCTCCTAaggtgctgctgctctgggaggcccctgggcactgctgctctgggggcccctgggcactgctgctctgggggcccctgggcactgctgctctgggaggcccctgggcactgctgctctgggggcccctgggcactgctgctctgggaggcccctgggcactgctgctctgggaggcccctgggcactgctgctctgggggcccctgggcactgctgctctgggaggcccctgggcactgctgctctgggggcccctgggcactgctgctctgggggcccctgggcactgctgctctgggaggcccctgggcactgctgctctgggggcccctgggcactgctgctctgggggcccctgggcactgctgctctgggaggcccctgggcactgctgctctgggggcccctgggcactgctgctctgggggcccctgggcactgctgctctgggaggcccctgggcactgctgctctgggggcccctgggcactgctgctctgggaggcccctgggcactgctgctctgggaggcccctgggcactgctgctctgggggcccCTAAGAGCTGATGGCTGGCCCCTGCTCTGGTGACAGGAACGGACTGTCTGGCTACATACTGACCTGAGGCCCCTGGGGACTGCTCTCCAACAGCCTCCGGGGCTGCCCACCAGCTGCTGTTCAGCACGCCCCCAGGGCGGGCCCTGGAACCACTGCTGCTCCGGCCATCCCCTGGACGGCCCCCGAGACtgcttagctattttaggccttggagcTAAGAAATGCTGACATTAGTAAgtaactgaatcatagaatcatagaatatgggggttggaagggacctcaggaggtcgtctagtccaaccccctgctcaaagcaggaccagccccaattaaatcatcccagccagggctttgtcaagcctgaccttagaaacctctaaggaaggagattccaccacctccctaggtaactcattccagtgcttcaccaccctcctagtgaaaaagtttttcctaatatccaacctaaacctcccccactgcaacttgagaccattgctccttgttctgtcatcaggtaccactgagaacagtctagattctatgacctctgtgacagactctCAGTCTTAGTGATAAGATTCCCCTGTCTGGTGTTATTAACCCATGTTCCAAACTccacagccctgctcaggcagaagTCGGCAAACAGGCCTGTCCTACACAAAGGAATGAGTGCTTGAGCATTTAAGCACTAAACAGATTTATCAAGCAGGGagggaaatgaacaggtgaggagAAGCCAGCCGGGAACATCCTGTCACATCAACTCTTTGTCTCCTagtgcccagctggaaatgtttttcaagagagggactgaaactataaaaaggagagacAAACAACCCAGGAGACCCCCCTGTTTCTCCCTGCCCATTGCAATCACTGCACCTGAAATGACAAAGAAAGCATTCGTTGGActctgaggcaggggtcctgaccTACAGGGTTTGGTCAGTACGACTGCTGAAAGCATGCGGAGAGAAACGTTGCCTGAATTTGATGGAGTTGGTTAGGTTAGGCATTAGTGAACgtcttgtctttatttttcttgtaaccatttctgacttttatgcctcatgacttgtactcacttaaaatctctctcgtAGTTAATAcgcttgttttactgttttatcgactccagtgtgtttaaattgaagtgtctgaacAACTATTTGAGATGATAAACTGGCATATTCTGCCCTTTcaggaataatggacttaatatatttgaactgtccaggagagcaACACAGgacgtacatttctgggggaTATCTGAGAcagggggtgtgttggggtcaccctgcagtataacccaggctggtgagagccagcaTGTAACCCAAATGTGGCTGGCAGTCTGCAGTCACAGACACTCAGgctgtggcttgcatgctggacgGCTGTTTGAgagtggcccaggtgggagctgctTCAGCAAAGCATAGCCTTGCAGGCAGGGGTCACACAGTCCCCCATTGGTCTGGACTgtgccctggtatgtcacaggtggaccctgctgccatgcagtgcagggaggggggcgcTGCCATCCCTGCTGGGGTTGGGGAGGAAACTCCCAAGACTGTCTGAGCTCAGCCAGTGCCTGATTGGGCTTCCCTCCGCACCTAGACGGAAAGGTCTGTGTGTTCCCCAAGGGGTCCAACGATGCATGTGCCATCCTGTCGCCAAGGCTGGAGCAGAGCTTCACCATGTTCCTGAGATCCTTCAGCCAGCTGGCCCAGCCCTACGGCCTCTTCTCCTATGCAACCAGGGACACAATGACGAGATCCTGCTCTGCTGGGAGAGCCCCGCCGAGTATCAGATGTACATGGGCGGGGAGCCCCTGACATTCAGTGTCCCATTGAGCAGCTGCAGCGCCCAGTGGGAATCCAGCTGCCTGACCTGGGACTTGCCCACGGGGCTGGTGCAGCGGCGAACAGGCCAGACTTAGGCAGGAAGGGTGCTGCCGAGGGCTGAGCTGGTGATCATCCTGGGGAAGGACCAGGAGTCGTCCGGGGGCTCATTGGATGCCGATCAGGAGTTTGTGGGGGAGATAGCGGAGGTGAACGTGTGGCACTATGTGCGGTTGCCTGAGCAGATGGGGCAGCTGCACAAGGAGAagctccccagccccaggccgGACAGGACAGCCCTGAGTTATCAGCTCCAGGCTAGGGGCTGACAGAGCCCACGGGCAGCCAGCACCTAGGAACCTGGCATGGGGAGCAGTAGGAGGGCCCTGAGAGATGGAGGGAGCCACCCAGCTGCTGAGCCCTGGACGCTGGGAGCAGGGGAGACACTTTCCACAAGTGACTTGGGATTTTGGGTGTCTCGGTTTGTGGGACACCTGGAAGGGCCCAGCTCCAGAGGGGGCTGAGCAACCTGCTGCCAAGAGCTGGCCCTTCCAGGGGCCCCAAATCACTCGTCGCTTCTGAAAACTTTGGCCCTTGTCTGGGCCCGTTTGTACCTGACGGGCTTCTCCGGAGGCCCCCCATCTCTGTGTCACTATCGAGTCCAATGAAGTGAGAAAACCTGCCCGGGCTTCTGCCGGAAGGACTCCAAAACCAGCAAGGGGATGGAGGGAACGGTCTGCTGGGAAAGGACAGGAGTCTCCCATGCGGAGGCCGCGAGCTCCCCAGGAGGATGAGAAGATGGCTGGGGATGGGCCCTCAGCACAGCTAATGCACCGATCCCTCTGCTGCACTGACCCCATGCCGCTACCCCTCCACTGCTGCACTCGTCACCGCCCAGAATGCTGGGCCCAACCGGCTGCTGGTCGTAGTAGCTCACAGTGAAGCCCTGCAATCCTGCCCCACCCCGGCCTTTCCCATTCTCGCTGCCAAAGCAGGGCGGCAGCCTGAGCCAGGGGCACGTTCATCTCTGCGCTGAGAGCTGCCTGGACACTGAGCAGAACCAGAGCCCAGCGCCGGGACCCCGAGACACTGATGCCCCAATGTCCCGACAGGTGCAGGCAAAGCCCTTCCCAGGGCCGCTGCCTCCTGCCATGGGGACTAGTGCTCACTTTGGGCCGCAGCCCTTGAGAATAGCAGGGTTGAGCTGGGTGTGATCCGCTTCCACCCGTCTCCTGACAGAGCCAGCCAGGGAGCTCCAGCCAAGCCCCCCAGCACCTGGCCCGACCGCCCCTTGGTGTTGCTGTGAACACCCCGTCAGCACCAGCACagaccctccctccagcactgaTGTCACCTGCCAGGGGCATGACATCACACGCCAGCCCTGGGACCCGGAACTGCTGCTTCCCAGAATGCATCAGCCAGGGAAGCGGCTGATGGGTTAGAAGCTGCTGCGGTCTCCTGGCACCCAGCAGACAAGTCTGGTGGGGTTGTGGGGAGAGGGTGTTTCTGACCCTGGACGAGGGCCCTGCTGCGCCTGTACCCAGCACATAGTGTAACAAGGAGCCGTGCTGAGCAGGGCCATGGTGCAGTGGGGGTGATGGACACAGAGAGCATGTGAGCAGCCCATCTCCCCTTTACCTGACCTGGCTCTATTATGGCGGGTGGGGTTCCCTGTGGGCTGagcctcccctccatccccctcaaaAGCTGCTGTCCTGGACACCATCCCATAGCCACGGTAGGCTGGAGGGTGCTGTGGCTGGATGCTTTGCCAGCAGCTGTGAGAGCTCTGGCCCCGGGGCCAGCACTGCCGCCACGGCTGTGCCAGACGCCCTGCATGGCTGCATGTGGCTGGCCGAGCCCTTTCctccgtccctccccccccccaccgggaaCAGCCTGTCCCTTCTCAGGAGAAACTGTTGAAAGTGCGGCTGGTTCCCTGTCTGCAGCTCTAATGAGTAACTGCCATCGATCGCCAGCCTCCCAGACCCACCCCCTGCATCGGCAACTCTGACTGCACCCGACCTGCAAATACTGGAATATTGTTTACACATCACCACTGGGGATATAAATTAGGGCTGGTCCCCCTGGTCCATGCACTCGGGGACTGGCATTGCCTGGGGGCAGGTTTCAGGGCAGAGCAGTCCAagacctccctcctcccttctccGCGTTCCTGCCCCTCTGGGTCGCTCTGCAGGTGAAGAACATGGAGAAGCTGCAGCTTTGGCTCCTCGTCCTCATTGGCCTCTCGGGAGCTGTCACCCAGACAGGTAGGGGCAGAgcaaaaggctgaaggaactgggtatgtttagtttggaaaagaggagattaagggggagtatgatagtggtcttcaactacttgaaaggctgccataaaaaagatggagaaaagttgttctttcttgccacagaggccaggacaagaggcaaagggttcaaactacagcatagcagatttagataaAAAACTTCCTAACGGTAAGAACAGAAGGACAATGGAGCAGATAGTtagggaggtcgtggaagctccttcactggaggttttcaaaaggaggctggagccatctgtcttggatggtttagccacaacaaatcctgcaccttggcaggggttagactagatgaccctggtgggtcccttctaaccccatgggtctatgattctatggaggaTGCTTCCAAACCCTCTTCCTGGCTTGCTTGTCGAGTGCGTGGGGAGGGGACGAGCCGGGCTGGGTGCTGGGACCCTCACTCACTCAAGCCCCTCTGCTGCAGTGGGCCTGGATGCTGGGGGAAGCTATGAGCTGTCTCTGCAGTGACAGAATTCTTAGGTTCTTGGCTCAGCAGCTCCTGGCACTGAGAGTTGCCCCCAcacagcagctgcagagaaacaggggagagaggaaaacgagggagggagaaaggaggttGGGGGAGGACAGGGCTCCATGGGGCATCGGCCAAAGCACCCACCTCCCAGCGCTAAGTCTCATTGCCAGATCTACTGCACAGCCCGAGACAGAGGTgcctgggcagagctgtgggtgggaggaggccagggctgggatagcagggggctgcgggtcgggattgaggggcatcggcagagctgtgtatAGGGCCCTTTGCAGAGCAAGAGTAGGGGCCTGTGGATTGTGGCCGGTGGCCCTGGGCAGGTGTGAGCGCGTGCGTGGCTGGGAAGGGGTGTGAATGTCCAGGGGTGGGAATATCAGTTTTTctgcaggccagggctggggggcagcccagACTGGAAGGGCAGCAGGTaccgagatcagggtcccatcTCTGGGCACAGCGTGAGAGGGAAGCTCGCCCTCTGTCAGCCCAGCCTGTCCCTCGCCGGCCAGGACTGAGCCTCCTGTCTGAGAACCTGGCCCAGGTTCCATCCAGCCGGCACAGGACCAGCTCCTCAATTGGTACAAATCAGCAGAGCTATGGTGACGTGACTCATTGCGCCTCTGCAGCTCTGGCCCCACATGTATGAGAGGCTGAAATTTCCTGCTCCCGAGCGCCCAGGGACACAAGCAGCAGCTCCCTTTCAGGGAGCAAACAGCATCACCCCTCATAGGGCACGTTTCACCAGGGGATCCGCAAGCACCAtgcagatgggcagggatgcactCACTgatggccccctcccccagcaggcagCCGTCAGGGGGCGGGACCCAGTGGCTGTTTGTGCACCCCCTGCctgaaccgccccccagcactctgcacctcctcatagaatcatagaatatcagggttggaagggacctcaggagatcatttagtccaaccccctgctcaaagcaggaccaatccccaggcagatttttcccccagatccctaaatggccccctcaaggactgaactcacaaccctgggtttagcaggccaatgctcaaaccactgagctatccctcccccccagctgcaccccctgcccgaaTCATCCCCAGCACTCCCCAACCAAACTGTACCCAGCAccccccccaaatccccgccACAGTACCCTCCATCCCCCTGCCCGAATCACCTCCTGGGGTccaccccatgccccaatcccccccagctctgtgctggGCTTGGTGGGGGGCGCTCTGCTCCTGAGTCACTAGCCCACTTCCTgcggggctggcagggcagccaggcctcctgcttgcccagccctggggcagtgaTGGGGCAGGTCAGGGCAAGAGCCAGGCCGTGATGCTGGCACACAATCCAGCCTCACTGGCCGCCTGTGTCTCCCTGGCAGATCTACACGGCAAAGTGTTCGTGTTCCCTAAGGCGTCTGCAACTGCCCACGTCATCCTGAAGCCGAGGCTGGAGCAGCCGCTGTGGAACGTCAGTGTGTGTCTGAGATTCGGGTGCGACCTGACCCGGGCCTACAGCCTCTTCTCCTACGCCACCAAGGCCAAGGACAACGACTTCCTCCTCTTCAAACCCAAGCCCGGGGAGCTCAGACTGTACGTCGGAGGCGAACTCGTCACCTTCAAAGTCCCAGAAAGAACAGACACAAGCACTGGGTGGGTGCACGTCTGTGCCAGCTGGGAGTCCGCCACCGGCATAGCCGAGCTCTGGGTGAACGGGAGCCCCTTACCCAGGAAGGGGCTGAAGAAAGGCTACTCTGTCAGCAACcagggtgtgcttgtcctggggcaggagcaggacaccCTGGGGGGTGGGTTCGACATGAATCAGTCGTTTGTTGGGGAAATCACAGATGTGTACATGTGGGACACTCTGCTCTCCCCGGATGAAGTTAGCCTTGCCATGAGCAATGGGGTCCTGCCTCATCTCGTCCTTGACTGGAGAACCCTGAGCTACGAGACCAAGGATTATGTTGTCATTAAACCCAGCCTGCTCCCAGTGTACTGAAGGCCCAGCGCTGCTTGGCTAGTGGGGCCAGAAAATGGGTGGGGGCGCAAAGCAAGGAATTGCCTGTATCACTGTGGTAATGTAATCGACCTGTTCGGCCTGCGATGGGAAAGAGGCAGATGCACTCCGGAGATCTGCACATGGGCCTGGGACCAGGGAGCTCCTCTCGTCCATCTCCAGCTCTGACCCCAACTCCCACTGGGACCTTGGGGAATCACATGGGCCAGATGTACGAGGGTGCTCACCCTGTAACAGGGCCAGCCACCCCCGAGCACCCCCTTGGGGCCAGGGGTGGCTATGCAGTgccctgtctcagtttcccctcttggatTCTAAATAGCTCCCCAAAAGCCTTTCATGAGTCCAATTACAAACAGCCCTTTTTGGGGTCTTGTTTATGGCCTTAAAATGCCAAAGGATTcaaagagcccccccccccagcttagcCTATGAGCAGACCTCTCTACCTGCCTTGTCTAGCGCCCCATGGCTCCAAGGGATCTGCAGGCAAAGCCCTTTGCcggccccccagcctccccatgTCTCTCAGGGTCCCTGCAGCACACCCTCTGCAGCATCTTTGCACCATTTCCGACTGCGATCAGCCCTCCTTCCTGAGGGGGCTGttcactgctcagctctgcctggctccctgccactgcccatgcgccccccccccccgtctctaaCCCCCTCTAACCAGGTTAGTCAcatggctcctctcccctggaAATGGCCGTGTCACAGGCTGTGGCCATCTCCCTTGAGGGGCAGCCACCCTGAGGCACACACCTGTGTTGAGCTTTTGAGCACTCACCCTTCCCTCCGGTGAGGTGCTGATGGCAGCACTTGCCTCCCGAGGAGTTGGGAGGCAGGACCTGGGAAGAACTGCTTTGTGAACGGTGCCTAAGGGGTCAAGCACCTGAGCCCCACTCAGTTTGTGCCCAGATTGTGCCCAGCCAGAGTCTGTGATGTGCTTGGAGCACGGCAGTGCTGGGAGTGCCAGGGGCCTTCATGGTCACCATAAGCAGAGCCTGCCAGAGCAGACCAGCTCCGTGTATCCAGCCTGATACATTCCTGGGTTGGCTCAGTCGCTGGAGATGTTTCCCAGCCTGTGTACGTCAGTGTCTCCATTGCTGCTGGGTGGGCCGGGGGGCATTCCAGGTACTAGGCCCAAGGAGCCCCACGGTTACCCTGCTGCCTCTCCACTGGGCTGCCTAGGGCTGAGTTTGGAATGACTGTGGTCATCTGTGTTCTAAGAGACTGTGCCATTGTCCCAGGGGCTTGGTGCCCTGCCA contains:
- the LOC135892641 gene encoding serum amyloid P-component-like, with translation MKLKEKEALEEENERRYNLDMMEKHGQIPASPVSPSNQGTLSLDKLCPAYGKVCVFPKGSNDACAILSPRLEQSFTMFLRSFSQLAQPYGLFSYVKNMEKLQLWLLVLIGLSGAVTQTDLHGKVFVFPKASATAHVILKPRLEQPLWNVSVCLRFGCDLTRAYSLFSYATKAKDNDFLLFKPKPGELRLYVGGELVTFKVPERTDTSTGWVHVCASWESATGIAELWVNGSPLPRKGLKKGYSVSNQGVLVLGQEQDTLGGGFDMNQSFVGEITDVYMWDTLLSPDEVSLAMSNGVLPHLVLDWRTLSYETKDYVVIKPSLLPVY